The following proteins are co-located in the Colletotrichum lupini chromosome 4, complete sequence genome:
- a CDS encoding WH1 domain-containing protein — MAWAPLAIKHRAVVFHSGNLLVIVAMLPSPCQPMPATGVFGKQRCYLTAYAAVARPTMTTAFLCIPRGGANAVWLVPVLNTREGQSDSEDRGLSSPPWLRVPASQRPLANLRWAAPTIVCHSVRSGPRFADYPIRKLHARTPFHLTYNHPDLILAITRHNLLLPSAFPQAQLHGIPGSGIFDHKLITLPRSLLFVGRRVAASHTALHSEASDGTWLTCLGVLVVLAGITLPTTESDHTTKRHPERGGRHFPSPIHAYNPNHHDQRWLLPLLPRLLQAHDPYNHSTSSQFQFHLDSTTYEQRHLTQPIPPNIPSPLSPPATPPSLPAAIMPSILSDDDKETVKRFVPKQTNKIQAVAVARLYVAYPNPARWTNTGIQGAIVLSNDLVGNTYWLKMVDISSGNRGVIWDQEIFDTWSYNQDRTYFHSFEIEECLAGLSFTDEKEAKQFKKKMDDREKNASRATRSTPFGGASQAAAHKHGLLGGLFGGRHAAAPTPPDSPRSNQPHGRMPSLNGGHKSSEFAVLDAFDPQWRENFGQDLRDKGLTDEFIKENQEFIVEFLKEEQEKLMAGARSHAPPPPPPPAPHTNGLELRNGRAPPPPPPPGGSHSDGPRLPPPPPAPRRGAAPAPPPARRSGKADTPAVNREPTPPSEPPAPEASRSRFAVPPPLPDAGKLAHALGGSVNAIRGGPANPGPPPPPRPPKTPMQEEERPAGHKFGVPPAFAGARQGPPPPSRGPVPPPPPPRSDGPPLPPKAPASEAPPLPPPSSRPVPPPPALGSPPLPPPPPPLPSSSAPPPPPLPTSPPPLPTSNAPPPPPLPSSNAPPAPPLPPLNNAPPAPPPPPPGAGAPPPPPPPPPPGGLGGPPPPPPMPNRDSGYSSGVPVPQPDSSRSAVLGDIQKAGGIRALKKVDRSQIRDRSSATVGGGSDSGPHGSGLPPAGVAPGGGGGDMANALAAALQKRKEKVSRSDDERSDNDDWTVLGSLDRYRKLWPRLLGRMEAVLHRIRFLAIQSDSCTIRDQAGGYGLKASQFFGWSTPKVPGRCSAYPHLENGTRVELGQSYFRSKPADRIKTIGKRDMMNICHDVSPTMARPTHHP, encoded by the exons ATGGCCTGGGCTCCCTTGGCCATCAAACATCGCGCTGTT GTATTCCACTCTGGAAATCTGTTGGTGATCGTCGCCATGCTTCCGTCGCCGTGTCAGCCCATGCCCGCTACCGGTGTCTTCGGGAAGCAGCGATGCTACCTTACGGCGTATGCTGCGGTTGCGCGTCCCACAATGACGACAGCCTTCCTCTGTATTCCACGTGGCGGTGCAAACGCAGTGTGGCTGGTGCCTGTGTTGAATACGCGGGAAGGACAATCCGACAGCGAAGACCGGGGCCTGAGCAG CCCGCCGTGGTTACGAGTCCCGGCCAGCCAGCGCCCACTCGCCAACCTCCGCTGGGCTgc TCCAACAATCGTCTGCCATTCAGTCAGGTCAGGTCCCAGGTTTGCCGATTATCCCATTCGCAAACTGCACGCACGCACACCATTTCATCTCACATACAACCACCCGGACCTCATCCTCGCCATCACCCGGCACAACCTTCTCCTCCCTTCAGCCTTTCCGCAAGCCCAATTACATGGTATTCCAGG CTCTGGCATCTTTGACCACAAGCTTATCACTCTCCCACGCAGCTTGCTTTTTGTAGGACGCAGAGTGGCTGCCTCACATACCGCATTGCATAGCGAAGCATC CGACGGCACTTGGTTGACTTGTCTCGGGGTCCTTGTCGTCCTTGCAGGTATCACCTTACCTACTACTGAAAGCGATCATACTACGAAGCGCCATCCCGAAAGAGGAGGT CGCCACTTTCCATCGCCTATACACGCGTACAACCCAAACCACCACGACCAAAGGTGGCTGTTGCCTCTGCTGCCGCGGCTCTTGCAAGCACACGACCCATACAACCACTCCACCTCGTCCCAATTCCAATTCCACCTTGATTCAACTACATACGAACAACGACACCTCACCCAACCGATCCCACCGAACATCCCCTCCCCCCTCTCTCCTCCGGCGACCCCTCCCAGTCTTCCCGCCGCCATCATGCCGTCAATTTTGAGCGACGATGACAAGGAGACGGTCAAGCGCTTCGTCCCCAAGCAGACCAACAAGATCCAAGCCGTAGCCGTTGCCAGGCTATACGTTGCTTACCCCAACCCCGCGAGATGGACAAACACGGGTATTCAGGGCGCCATCGTCCTGTCAAACGATCTCGTCGGCAATACGTACTGGCTCAAGATGGTGGACATTTCA TCTGGAAACCGCGGTGTCATCTGGGACCAGGAGATTTTCGACACGTGGAGCTACAATCAAGATCGCACCTATTTCCACAGCTTTGAGATTGAAGAATGCCTCGCCGGCCTCTCTTTCACCGACGAGAAGGAAGCCAAGCAATTCAAGAAGAAAATGGACGATAGAGAAAAGAACGCAAGCAGAGCTACGAGATCGACACCATTCGGAGGAGCCTCCCAGGCTGCCGCACATAAACATGGTCTACTTGGAGGTCTCTTTGGCGGCCGGCATGCAGCAGCGCCTACCCCTCCTGACTCCCCGCGATCGAACCAGCCACATGGCCGTATGCCTTCTCTGAATGGCGGTCATAAATCTTCAGAATTCGCTGTTCTTGATGCCTTCGACCCTCAATGGCGGGAGAATTTCGGCCAAGATCTCCGAGATAAGGGACTGACGGATGAGTTCATCAAGGAGAACCAAGAATTCATTGTCGAATTCCTGAAGGAGGAGCAAGAGAAACTAATGGCTGGCGCTCGGAGTCAtgctcctcctccccctcctccgcCAGCACCACATACAAATGGCCTTGAACTTCGGAACGGAAGAGCGCCTCCTCCACCGCCTCCTCCAGGAGGAAGTCATTCAGATGGCCCACGTTTACCTCCGCCCCCGCCCGCACCTAGGCGCGGCGCGGCACCTGCACCCCCGCCTGCTAGGAGATCTGGAAAAGCAGATACGCCTGCTGTCAATAGAGAACCGACACCCCCAAGTGAGCCTCCAGCGCCAGAAGCATCGAGGAGTCGATTCGCAGTACCGCCTCCCCTACCTGATGCCGGCAAACTCGCACATGCTTTGGGAGGTTCAGTCAATGCTATTCGTGGTGGGCCAGCAAACCCTGGGCCACCTCCTCCGCCGCGGCCACCCAAAACGCCAATGCAAGAGGAAGAAAGGCCTGCTGGACACAAATTTGGTGTACCGCCCGCATTTGCCGGGGCCAGGCAGGGCCCGCCACCTCCGAGTCGAGGACCCgtcccaccgccgccgcccccaCGTTCGGATGGCCCGCCACTCCCTCCGAAAGCTCCGGCGTCAGAGGCACCGCCGTTACCACCCCCGTCTTCACGACCGGTGCCTCCACCCCCGGCGCTTGGCAGTCCGCCCctgcctcctcctccaccaccGTTGCCATCATCGAGTgctcctccgccgccgcctctgcCCACCTCGCCGCCACCTCTCCCAACATCAAATgctcctccgccgccgccattgCCGTCGTCCAATGCCCCTCCGGCACCTCCTCTGCCTCCGTTAAACAATGCGCCGCCTGcgcctcctccgccgcctcCCGGAGCAGGAGCACCTCCCCCACCGCCGCCACCTCCACCACCAGGAGGCCTGGGCGGACCTCCTCCACCACCCCCTATGCCCAACCGAGACTCTGGGTACTCCTCTGGCGTTCCTGTTCCTCAACCGGATTCTTCGCGCTCGGCCGTCTTGGGAGACATCCAGAAAGCTGGTGGCATCAGGGCCCTGAAGAAGGTGGACCGCAGTCAGATCCGCGACAGAAGCAGTGCCACAGTTGGTGGCGGTAGTGATAGTGGTCCTCATGGAAGCGGCTTGCCTCCAGCCGGTGTAGCacctggtggtggtggtggtgacatGGCTAACGCTCTGGCCGCTGCCCTCCAGAAGAGAAAGGAGAAAGTTAGCAGAAGTG ATGATGAGAGAAGCGACAACGACGACTG GACAGTCTTGGGGTCATTGGACCGGTACCGCAAGTTGTGGCCTAGGCTTCTTGGGCGGATGGAAGCAGTATTACATCGTATTCGATTCTTGGCTATCCAAAGCGACAGCTGCACAATTAGGGATCAGGCGGGCGGGTACGGTCTAAAAGCATCACAGTTCTTTGGTTGGTCAACCCCAAAGGTGCCAGGGAGATGCTCAGCATATCCGCATCTGGAGAACGGCACCAGGGTAGAATTAGGACAATCTTACTTTCGAAGCAAGCCCGCGGACCGCAT TAAGACAATTGGCAAGCGTGATATGATGAACATTTG CCATGACGTCTCTCCCACCATGGCCCGTCCAACGCACCACCCTTGA
- a CDS encoding translation initiation factor eIF-1A, with amino-acid sequence MSPSTQGEGGRDEKKEKRQVPSQRQNHPSPCLVARPANNPAPSLPLLDTYTRRTLAMMMALMMPLAMEGGKNRRRGKNESDHEKRELTFKEDGQEYAQVVKMLGNGRLEAQCFDGVKRLANIRGKLRKKVWINQGDIILLSLREYQDDKGDVILKYTADEARSLKAYGELPESAKINETDTYGADGDGDCNFEFDDDRDSEESEDEGAAGGAGKKEVDIDDI; translated from the exons ATGTCCCCAAGTACCCAAGGCGAAGGAGGAAGAGacgaaaagaaagaaaaaagacaAGTTCCTTCTCAGCGACAAAACCACCCCTCCCCCTGCTTAGTCGCGCGCCCCGCCAACAACCCCGCCCCCTCCTTGCCATTGCTCGACACATACACACGACGCACATTGGCGATGATGATGGCGTTGATGATGCCACTGGCGATGGAG GGAGGAAAGAACCGCAGACGTGGAAAGAACGAGTCTGACCACGAGAAGCGTGAGCTCACCTTCAAGGAGGATGGCCAAG AATACGCCCAAGTCGTAAAGATGCTCGGCAACGGCCGCCTCGAAGCCCAGTGCTTCGACGGCGTCAAGCGCCTCGCCAACATCCGCGGCAAGCTCCGCAAAAAGGTCTGGATCAACCAGGGCGACATCATCCTCCTCTCCCTGCGCGAGTACCAGGACGACAAGGGCGACGTCATCCTCAAGTACACCGCCGACGAGGCCCGCTCCCTCAAGGCCTACGGCGAGCTCCCCGAGTCCGCCAAGATCAACGAGACGGACACCTACGGCGCcgacggcgacggcgacTGCAACTTTGAGTTCGACGACGACCGCGACTCGGAGGAGAGCGAGGACGAGGGCGCCGCTGGTGGCGCCGGCAAGAAGGAGGTCGACATTGATGACATTTAA
- a CDS encoding BRCA1 C Terminus domain-containing protein — MLVSLTVGKVDAGVTVLLTPDKRLIEFPSILLPPNISSGSIVDITVARNLGSEAKTEHAFRELQDRIYSSFGASSPTTPVLRCRNATQTSVVLEWDPIELATADILSLSLHRNGQKAGNIPRPLQMHSTKISGLAVDTDYTFHLVLRTTAGTLSSEKVTVRTHKMTDLSGITITTGIMPPATREALSAAVDRIGAKIVDSVRIDTTHFVTTEGRGLAWEKAVETNIPVVRPEWVEACEKNGRILGVTKFYLDALRPGPSSDELQQTPQPQQTPPTQKELPTPPAASTPEGNGDAAAAKSPEAENPLSKAEEEPASGEEEKEAEQKRIVDQEEQKVRLEDKDEQNLAHRPKEESDDDSEDGKGDEDNPTKGEKPGVSPDGASFQDVAL; from the exons ATGCTCGTCTCATTGACCGTCGGCAAGGTCGACGCCGGCGTCACGGTGCTTTTGACGCCGGATAAGCGTCTG ATCGAGTTCCCGTCTATCCTACTCCCTCCCAACATCTCCTCCGGCAGCATCGTCGACATCACCGTCGCCCGCAACCTAGGCTCAGAGGCCAAGACCGAACATGCCTTCCGCGAGCTCCAGGACCGCATCTACTCGTCCTTTGGCGCCAGCTCGCCCACGACACCCGTCCTGCGCTGCCGCAACGCAACCCAGACCTCTGTTGTCCTCGAATGGGACCCCATCGAGCTCGCCACTGCCGATAtcctctccctctccctcCACCGAAACGGCCAAAAGGCTGGCAACATTCCCCGGCCTCTGCAAATGCATAGCACAAAGATCAGCGGTCTTGCCGTCGACACAGACTACACCTTCCACCTCGTCCTGCGTACCACCGCCGGCACCCTCAGCTCCGAAAAGGTCACTGTGCGCACCCATAAGATGACGGACCTCAGCGGCATCACCATCACCACGGGCATCATGCCCCCTGCCACTAGAGAGGCGCTGTCCGCGGCAGTCGACCGCATCGGCGCCAAGATTGTCGACAGCGTCCGCATCGACACGACGCATTTTGTCACCACCGAGGGCCGCGGCCTGGCGTGGGAGAAGGCTGTCGAGACCAACATTCCCGTCGTGCGCCCCGAGTGGGTTGAGGCTTGCGAGAAGAACGGACGCATCCTGGGCGTGACGAAGTTCTACCTCGACGCACTCAGACCCGGACCCTCGAGCGACGAACTCCAGCAGACACCTCAGCCGCAGCAGACACCACCGACGCAGAAGGAGTTGCCGACACCCCCGGCCGCTAGCACGCCCGAGGGCAACGGCGACGCGGCGGCCGCCAAGTCGCCCGAAGCCGAGAACCCCCTCAGCAAGGCGGAGGAAGAGCCGGCTTCCGGGGAAGAAGAGAAGGAGGCGGAGCAGAAGCGGATCGTGGACCAAGAGGAGCAAAAGGTGCGGCTGGAGGACAAGGACGAGCAGAACCTCGCGCACCGGCCAAAGGAGGAGTCGGACGACGACAGTGAGGACGGCAAGGGAGACGAGGACAATCCGACAAAGGGGGAGAAGCCGGGCGTCTCTCCTGACGGGGCATCTTTCCAGGATGTAGCCTTGTAA
- a CDS encoding oxidoreductase, with amino-acid sequence MSRPWILVAPASRGIGAHLTRHLLRTTTAPILATCRSPDTTAVKQSILSSLSSSSSSSSSSSSSEKKQSHSSPAAKETEDLASRLKVITLDVTSEPTIAAAAAEAASLFPTSTHHLRLALATPGILHPEKSPAQIDYDDALETFRVNTLGQMMLMKHFSPFLPKKSVKFSTSTSSSSSSSSSSPEHDEARGLPPSRAVWAAMSARVGSTADNRKGGWYSYRASKAGVTSLAKSLDLWLAARSGERAMAVAYHPGTVKTGLSQGFWDTVPEGKLFEPEYAVERMCKVLTEEVGIEGRGRFWDWAGKEILP; translated from the coding sequence ATGTCCCGCCCCTGGATCCTCGTCGCCCCAGCCTCCCGCGGCATAGGCGCCCACCTAACCCGTCACCTCCTCCGCACAACCACCGCCCCGATCCTCGCAACGTGCCGCTCCCCCGACACGACCGCCGTAAAGCAGTCCATCCTCTCCTCcctatcatcatcatcatcttcttcttcttcttcctcctcctctgaaAAGAAACAATCCCACTCCTCCCCAGCCGCAAAGGAAACAGAAGACCTCGCCTCCCGCCTCAAAGTGATCACCCTCGACGTCACCTCGGAGCCCAcaatcgccgccgccgccgccgaggcAGCCTCCCTCTTCCCAACCTCCACGCACCACCTCCGCCTCGCGCTCGCCACGCCGGGGATCCTGCACCCGGAAAAGAGCCCCGCCCAGATCGACTACGACGACGCCCTGGAGACGTTCCGGGTGAACACCCTGGGGCAGATGATGCTCATGAAGCACTTCTCCCCGTTCCTCCCCAAAAAGTCCGTCAAGTTTTCGACATccacttcttcttcttcttcttcttcttcttcttcaccgGAACATGACGAAGCAAGAGGCCTGCCCCCGTCCCGCGCCGTCTGGGCCGCCATGTCCGCGCGCGTGGGCTCCACGGCGGACAACCGCAAGGGCGGGTGGTACAGCTACCGCGCCTCCAAGGCCGGCGTCACCTCGCTCGCCAAGTCGCTCGACCTGTGGCTGGCCGCGCGCAGCGGCGAGAGGGCCATGGCCGTGGCGTATCACCCGGGGACGGTCAAGACGGGGCTGTCGCAGGGGTTTTGGGATACCGTGCCCGAGGGGAAGCTGTTTGAGCCCGAGTACGCGGTGGAGAGGATGTGTAAGGTGCTGACGGAGGAGGTTGGGATcgaggggagggggaggttTTGGGATTGGGCGGGCAAGGAGATTTTGCCGTAA